The Cotesia glomerata isolate CgM1 linkage group LG7, MPM_Cglom_v2.3, whole genome shotgun sequence genome segment aaataagtcaaaaaacgtCACTGATGGGGCTGATACTCGGTGTTcatggggttgatcgatcAATTACGGgtctggaaattttttatagagtctactcgaaaatttttataagttttctttcttaattttttgtggacaccgagaaattaatttttatacatcaACTTCCTGTCAAATAGGTAGAATTTTGCCTCTTGTAGGGCTATTACTCAGTGTCCAGGGCATGGATCGATGAAATATAGgtctagaaattttttgtagagtCTACTCTATGATTTCCATGAATTTTGTTCCTTACTCTCCATTGGACACCAAGGACTGAATTTTTTAGTGAcaaatttttgacaaataagTCGAAAAACGCCTTCTATGGGACTGTTACTCGGTATCCATGGGGTTGATTGATCGATTATAGAACTGGAAATCTTTTGTATAGTGTACTCTGTGATTTCCACGAGTTTTCTTTCTTAATCTCCAGTGGACACCGagaatggaattttttaaagtaaaattttagtcaaaaaacgccttttatggggctgttactcggtgtccatggggttgatTTATCGATTATGGGTCTAGAAATCTTCTGTATAGTGTACCCTATGAATTCCATGAGTTTCTTTTCTTAATCtccaaatatattatttatactacggatatatgtacatattttCTCtggatatgttaaaaaattctttacgcAAGACATTGAaaacaagaattttattttatttttttgacacaattaaggtaaaagacccagttattgacactggcatagttgattgacacttgcaattttattctaattaaagaaataaaatgttctttaaaatcaattatctaaaaatttataattcaacaattatattaatttatttgttagagtcgatttgttttatttaattaaatagtatattacacacctagtgaagtaaaataagaaatgtctcagatcacatgtaatttggccgaggcgaagccgaggtcaacaaacatgtggtCTGAGGATTTCtgttacttcccgtggagtatatactatttttttgctcgacgaaggcagaaaggggcaacttcgtttagcgcagcgggccgaaagttgacgctttctgcccgtcgagtaaaaaaaatcttttatagggtagaaaagaataaaaaaaacttccagCGAATTGGAAAGGGGACGACGGAGTCACAAGTggtcaaaataattaaataaagttgattatttatcacaataatatttatcaggTGCTAGTgaatacaaatattaaataaaataatatataaattgaataaaataatctcctgccatctattcaaattaacttttttttgtcaagGCATAAGAAATCTATGCCACAGGGATTGTAAGTTATCAGAATTATAGGCAATCGGATTTCAGTGTAATCGGAATTAtatccaataaaatttctagGCAATCAGATTCTAAGTAATCGGGATTCTAGGTAATCGGTAATCTACTCCATAGGAATTCTACGTCATTGATAATTTGGGTAATCGCATTCTGGGTTATGGAAATCTAGGTAATCGGGATCTAAGTCACCGGTAATCTTACTCATTGGTTTACAGGTAATAGACGTCTTCcccttttttcttatgtaaaaagcggacggccagagactaaataatataaggatgcatgctaatcttataatagatgggaaactacagtgaaaaaaagatatttgacagcttgcaattacacacgccaggcggcgcaagaataacttttacatgaactatagcttaaaggggatagtttgccaccggaaatgtattaaattaaaattgtcaatttttattataattacaaaaaatactgaaatccgaacaaaaacagtttcactgtaaaaaattgtgccaagtccacgttcataaaactcatctcaataacatttgcactttacaaaaaaaattaggctcgttttaataattttcattctctacaaaaagatgtgaaatacaaaaaaataccaaaaaaccgaaataatgttgaaaaaatttttaaaaaatttgtcgaaaattaaaaaataaaaaaaaaaaaattttatcgtacttggcgcgcgtcattgagtaccccatattttttcaggataaataaacatccttttaatgctgagaaatttataagtaagtcaacctatgttatttcataataagttttacaaaagttaGGTAAAATTGACATGTCATACGCAGTTATGCAAACTACATATAAGTCGATACGCATGCATACGTTGGGTCGGTTGCATTGTGAGAATtgtgtttactaaaaaataaaacatatggcCGACTAAATTGGGAAAATGCGGTGTGAGTGCCAATCAAAATGTGTTAATTACAATTCAACGAAGCAATATCAAACTTTAATATTGCATAAGGTTCTTCATTAAAGGTTAATGacgaagctgaaaaaaaatgaatccaaaaattttatataatttcagatttcttgaacacaccaccatattgacagttgttctcactaaagatctaaaaaaattttaagagcgggttttttcactaaaactgataattaatacactaagcaatgttttcaatgagttcagtatccttgactcatgaaatctatataaatatataatatgattatatatatacaagcgaaatcgatttttcttgagttgaaattcttccgaaaaaatttggggtactcaatgacgcgcgccaagtacgataaaaatttttttttttattttttaattttcaacaaattttttaaaaattttttcaacattatttcggtttcttggtatttttttgtatttcacatctttttgtagagaatgaaaattattaaaacgagcctaattttttttgtaaagtgcaaatgttattgagatgagttttatgaacgtggacttggcgcaattttttacagtgaaactgtttttgttcggatatatatatatacaagctCATACctgcccgcttcgctgggcatacaataaaattttatagtgtAACCGAgacgaaaaatataaacaaaatgattaatttaaaaaagataatgaatataaattttgaattagagaaaagtgattgtttgtgatgaccgatgttagcgagtattaaatatatgagaaaagtattttattattaacaatcaatcaatcaatgggtcagttagtcagtaaatctgtcattatacagatttccgcatcacccatgAGGTACTGTGTAGTGAGATTCGTTCCCATTATTTTACATGGCGAGTCCCCAGTAGGCCTAAACcatgtaaaaattaccaacatgaaaataaagatatattctgaaaactttttatttaaaaaaaaaaatttttttttaattttttaaatccattgagttatattttttagtaaatttcactttgatgttctttattttttatgtatggcaatttttataaatatcaacgaaatttttattttttatcacattaatttatttctttcaattattacatttaagtacatattattatcatatgattacttataataattgttaaaaatatataaaatctaaaataatgtACTTACATGTTTAAAACTTCTTTATATACAACATTTTTCGTTCGCTTCTCTGGTTGAAGAATGATGAGATCTTCATAGGAACTTACTCTTGAACATGCTACATAAAATTGACCATGGGAAAAACAGTCACTTTGCAAATCTACACCAGCTAATTTTAAACTCTGCCCTTGAGCTTTATTAATAGTCATCGCGAAGCAAACTCTAACTGGAAACTGCAAACGCTTAaattcaaaatgataatctGATGGAATCAAAGGTATTCTTGGAATGAATACATTTTCGCCCTCATACTTTCCTGTAAAAATGGTcgcttcaattaaatttttccgtAGAGTTTTTACCTGTAGTCTGGTGCCATTACACAATTTGGGAGGATTCAAGTTACGCAACAACATTATCGGTGTACCAATCTTTAGATGAAGAATATGAGGTGGTATGCCTGGCGGGTTAAGTGTATGCAGAAACTCAACAGGATAATGAACAGTTTCCTCTACTTCTATGACTGTATCCACAGACTCATACTTCATATGTTCAGTTGTTTGTTGTTCTAGCAGTAAGGTATTAATCCTATCAGCTGATTCATTTGTTGGAGTCAGAATAGCTCTTTCTTTTAACTATGATAAACTATCTAATGCACCACGTTGAATATTCGGGTATATTCTATTAATCAAAGTAATCAACTCTCCCACAGTTTCACAAAGGTTACTTGGAATGgttatttttccttcttcTTCTGGGAGATTTCCGTTACCTATGTCAATCAATAATTCTGAAAACTCTTTCGCTCTCAAGTCATTTTGAAGACATACCCTCATATTAACTTTCAACGATAGGACTTTTATATTAGGCCataaaattgaagattttagGCAGGCTTTAATTTCATCTGCACGTGTCCCTCGTGGTACAACAGGTAAAGTTTGtctgaagtcaccagctaaaAGAATAGTCAACCCACCCATAAGTCGATTATTCTCTCTAATGTCTTGAAGTGTCTGATTAAAGGCCTCAACACCTTTCTTGTGGGCCATAGTACACTCATCCCAcactataatttttgtttctcTGAGTACATGCGCCATGTCACTTTGCTTTGAGATATTACAAATGGGATTATCGGAATGATTCAAGTTGAGAGGTAGTTTAAAAGCTGAGTGCGCCGTCTTGCCTCCATCAATTAACGTAGCTGCAATCCCTGACGaagcaacagcaacagcaatattttttctacttcTAATTTTAGCAAGCAGAAGATTGATCAAGAAAGTTTTCCCAGTTCCACCAGGAGcatcaagaaaaaataacttccctGAATTAGAATCAATATTGTTCAAGACTTCATCATAAACTTGTTTCTGATCGTCATTTAATTTCGAAACCCCTACAGAAACTGCTTCGATCAACTGAGAAACATCATAAGCCAATTCATTCATGTACTGACGGTTGTTAATAACGTTGCTTTGCTCTCTTAATGGTTCTGGAAGCCCAAATTCTAACAATGACTTACCTGACATTGATGTAACAATATCTTCAAGAAGGATAAGACACTGGTTGTAAACGATATCAACGATCAGTTCAACATCTCTACTCTCTCTTTCCATTTGTCTTTTGATATCTTCTGCCAAACTTTCCCGGTACTTTGTCCATAATTTTATCGGATCTCCCACTTGACAAAAAACCAACATAATCGCGAATAACTCTCTAATTTTATAAggagaataaaaaatagaagctTCCTCTAAAGTACGATCCCAGTTAATATCGTCTTCCAATAATCCAAGTGCTCTGCAAGTTGCTTGAAAAGTCGGATGCTCTACCCCTTCTACAGTTTTTAAATCATTGAATGAAGTAGGACCACGAATCTCATGTAGGAGAAGGCGTAAATAGTAGTATTCAGCATTACCGGGATAGACAGTATACACTCTACCTAACACAtgatcttttttaatttctggaAAACCTGTCACAACTTTTCCTTTTTTCCTCCtaataaattcattgtttCTCCAAACGTAATAACCTGGAACTTCACTATACAAAAGAATTCGCGCAAAACCATCTACTTTACAGAGATCGAAAAAACCTATAAGCGTTGTTTTCTTTGGATTCGCgattttataaacaatgttCTCTTCTGTGAAATAAACTCTTTGACCATTTTCTAGATGAACAACAAGAGGATATCTCTCATGAATGTGAAAACCGAAAATACGCCAGACTGCTTCAGAACTGCTTATGTATCGTCCTGCTTCATACCTAGAAACCTCATCTAAATTTTCAACGGTAAACGCTGCCTGACCAGAACCCTTATTTACGTACTTGCAGATGTATCTGATAGATTTAACTGAATTGCAATACTCAATATTGATATGAGCTTTGAAAGTACGTGACAAAACAGGATTAAATGGTACCACCCATCGATTATCAATATCAtttccattaatttttattgctattCCACCGTCTTCCGGAGACCGCCTTCGATACTTAGGATATCCATCTTCACCTGTTTGAGTTTCTTTTAAGAAAGGCCTTGGGTATCGTTTAGTGCAAACACCAGCCAGCATGCAAGGTGAACTGAAATTGAAATCTCCACACGGGCCATGAatcattattgatttaataatttcatgaaGTGTTTGATCCTGATCGGGGTCAGGTAATTCAGCTCTTATAA includes the following:
- the LOC123269715 gene encoding ATP-dependent DNA helicase PIF6-like codes for the protein MKYESVDTVIEVEETVHYPVEFLHTLNPPGIPPHILHLKIGTPIMLLRNLNPPKLCNGTRLQVKTLRKNLIEATIFTGKYEGENVFIPRIPLIPSDYHFEFKRLQFPVRVCFAMTINKAQGQSLKLAGVDLQSDCFSHGQFYVACSRVSSYEDLIILQPEKRTKNVVYKEVLNM
- the LOC123269716 gene encoding uncharacterized protein LOC123269716; protein product: MIHGPCGDFNFSSPCMLAGVCTKRYPRPFLKETQTGEDGYPKYRRRSPEDGGIAIKINGNDIDNRWVVPFNPVLSRTFKAHINIEYCNSVKSIRYICKYVNKGSGQAAFTVENLDEVSRYEAGRYISSSEAVWRIFGFHIHERYPLVVHLENGQRVYFTEENIVYKIANPKKTTLIGFFDLCKVDGFARILLYSEVPGYYVWRNNEFIRRKKGKVVTGFPEIKKDHVLGRVYTVYPGNAEYYYLRLLLHEIRGPTSFNDLKTVEGVEHPTFQATCRALGLLEDDINWDRTLEEASIFYSPYKIRELFAIMLVFCQVGDPIKLWTKYRESLAEDIKRQMERESRDVELIVDIVYNQCLILLEDIVTSMSGKSLLEFGLPEPLREQSNVINNRQYMNELAYDVSQLIEAVSVGVSKLNDDQKQVYDEVLNNIDSNSGKLFFLDAPGGTGKTFLINLLLAKIRSRKNIAVAVASSGIAATLIDGGKTAHSAFKLPLNLNHSDNPICNISKQSDMAHVLRETKIIVWDECTMAHKKGVEAFNQTLQDIRENNRLMGGLTILLAGDFRQTLPVVPRGTRADEIKACLKSSILWPNIKVLSLKVNMRVCLQNDLRAKEFSELLIDIGNGNLPEEEGKITIPSNLCETVGELITLINRIYPNIQRGALDSLS